A single genomic interval of Vibrio gallicus harbors:
- a CDS encoding ParB/RepB/Spo0J family partition protein has product MSKRGLGKGLDALLSTSAMARDKQTPSQVTSAPKSENGELKDIAIDCLQPGIYQPRKEMDADALSELSASIESQGIIQPIVVRQLSSSSYEIIAGERRWRAATQAGLKKVPCVVKKVQDKAAIAMALIENIQRENLNAVEEAQALERLQAEFELTHQQIADVIGKSRTAVSNLLRLNLLQSEVKKLVEQQKLEMGHARALLSLQDEQQVEVANEVAKRGLTVRQTEQLVKKALTPTAKIEQKNNDQQAEIWSEKLSKSLGNSVSLTRNKNGSAKLTISVDEPHKLEQLIAKLEHIV; this is encoded by the coding sequence ATGTCAAAGCGTGGTTTAGGTAAAGGACTTGATGCACTACTTTCAACTAGTGCGATGGCAAGAGATAAACAGACGCCTTCTCAGGTTACCTCAGCTCCTAAATCAGAGAATGGTGAGCTAAAAGATATTGCTATTGATTGCTTACAGCCAGGTATCTATCAACCGCGTAAGGAGATGGATGCGGATGCCCTTAGCGAACTTAGTGCCTCAATTGAATCGCAAGGCATCATACAACCTATTGTTGTACGCCAACTATCGTCTAGTAGCTATGAAATCATAGCGGGCGAGCGTCGCTGGCGTGCAGCGACACAAGCGGGCCTTAAGAAGGTTCCTTGTGTTGTTAAAAAAGTTCAGGATAAAGCCGCTATTGCTATGGCGCTTATTGAAAATATTCAGCGAGAGAACCTGAACGCTGTAGAAGAAGCTCAAGCCCTTGAGCGCTTGCAGGCTGAATTTGAACTTACCCACCAACAGATTGCCGATGTTATCGGTAAATCCCGCACTGCAGTCAGTAATTTATTGCGTCTTAATCTGCTTCAAAGTGAAGTTAAAAAACTTGTCGAGCAACAAAAATTAGAGATGGGTCATGCCCGAGCTCTACTTAGTTTGCAAGATGAACAGCAAGTTGAGGTCGCAAATGAAGTCGCCAAACGTGGCTTAACCGTTCGTCAAACCGAACAATTAGTAAAAAAAGCACTGACTCCTACCGCAAAAATCGAACAAAAAAACAACGATCAGCAAGCTGAAATTTGGTCTGAAAAGCTGTCAAAAAGCCTTGGAAATTCAGTTTCATTGACCAGAAACAAGAACGGGTCCGCTAAATTGACAATTAGTGTTGATGAACCTCACAAATTAGAACAGCTTATCGCTAAGTTAGAGCACATCGTGTGA